A segment of the Synechococcus sp. CBW1002 genome:
GGACACGGCGCTTAACCTGCTGCCCGCCATCGATTGCGTTGCCATGCCCGGGCCGCTGCCCCCTCCGATCGGTGCACCCCTGGGTGACGCCGTCACCGGCTTCGGCACGGACGGAATCCGCGGCCGCGTCGGTACCTGCGTGACCCCGGCCCTGGCGCTGCAGGTGGGCTACTGGTGCGGGCGGGTGCTGCGCACCGACGGCCCGGTGGTGATCGGCAGTGATTCGCGCACCAGCGGACCGATGCTGGTGGCGGCCCTCACCGCCGGTCTGACCGCCGCGGGTCGGGAGGTCTGGAACCTGGGTCTCTGCCCCACACCGGCGGTGCCCGGCACGATCCGCCGCCTCGGGCTGGCTGGTGGGCTGATGGTCTCGGCCAGCCACAACCCTCCCCACGACAACGGCATCAAGGTGTTCGGGGCTTCCGGCGCCAAGCTCAGCCGCGACCAGCAGGAGGCGATCGAGCGCGGTCTGCGGGGCACGCCGGAGACTGAGGCCGAAGCTCCGATCGGCGGCCCCAGCACTAGCGGCAACATTGCCAGCGGCTCCGAGACGTTCGGCTCTGCCTATGAGCGGGGCGACCTGCTGGAGGTCTATCGGCAGGGTCTGCTGGCCAGCGTCGAGGGGAGGCGACTGGATGGGTGCCCGGTGGTGCTCGACCTCTGCTGGGGATCGGCCGCCGCCTGTGGGGAGGCGGTCTTCCGTGACCTCGGTGCCGCGGTGACCGTGCTGCACGGCGAGCCGGATGGCCACCGCATCAATATGGGCTGTGGCAGTACCCATCTCGAGCCGCTGCGGCAGGCCGTGCTCGCCAGCGGTGCCGCCATGGGATTCGCCTTCGATGGCGATGCCGACCGCATGCTGGCCGTCGATGGCCAGGGTCGGGTGGTGGACGGCGATCAGATCCTCTACCTCTGGGGCACGGCCCTGCAGGAGGCCGATCAGCTGCCCCAGAACCGCATTGTGGCCACGGTGATGTCCAACCTGGGCTTCGAGCGTGCCTGGCAGGCCCGTGGCGGGGTGCTGGAGCGCACCGCCGTGGGGGATCAGTACGTCCACCAGGCGATGGAGGAGCTGGGGGCGGGTCTCGGTGGTGAGCAGTCGGGTCACATCCTCTCGGCCCGCCATGGCATGAGCGGCGATGGCCTGCTCACCGCCCTGCAGGTGGCCACCCGCCTGCACCAGGCCGGCCTGAGCCTGGCCGATTGGCTTGAGAGCAGCTTCCGGCCCTACCCCCAGCGGCTCGTCAACGTGACCGTGCCCGATCGGCAGCGGCGGCAGCAGTGGCAGCAGTGTGAGCCGCTGCGTCGTGCGGTGGAGGCGGCCGAGCAGGCGATGGAGGGTCAGGGACGGGTGCTGGTGCGGGCCAGCGGCACCGAGCCCCTGCTGCGGGTGATGGTGGAGGCGGCCGAACAGGGCCAGGTGGATCACTGGACTCACCACCTGGCGGCCGAGGCCGAAGCGCACCTCTGTGCGGCCTGAGGGCTCAGGCTGCCTGATCCGCCAGCTGCTGGGCGAGCTGGAGGGCACCGGCGCAGGCATCGCCCCGCGGGTCCACCAGATGGGCGCCGCCCAGACGCTCCTGCAGCCGCTGGGCGAAACGCTGGTGCAGGCCCTCCAGGTGGCGCAGGGCCCCGCCGCTGGTCACCACGGCCGGGTTCTGCAGCGCAAGGGCCACGGCCACCGCCGTGACCATTGCCGCCAGGGCGGTGGCGTTGGCCTCAAGGATCGCCGCCGCCCCGGCATCGCCGTGCCTGGCCAGGTCGTGCACCACAGGCGCCAGGGCGGCGAAGCCAGCGGCGCCGAACTGCGGCTGCACCACCAGGGTCTTGATCCGCTGAGGCGCCTGGGGATCCTCCACACCCAGGTCCAGGGCCTGCCACAGGGCCCGCCGTAGCTCGGACTCCGGGGCGCGGCCATCGGCCATGCGCAGGCTCAGGGCCAGGCCATCGCGGCCGATGTCCATCGCGGAGCCGGCACCATCGAGCAGCCAGCCCCAGCCGCCGCAGCGGTGGCTGCGGCCCTGGCCGTCCTGGCCCACGGCGATCGTGCCGGTGCCGCTGATC
Coding sequences within it:
- the glmM gene encoding phosphoglucosamine mutase; translated protein: MPGPLPPPIGAPLGDAVTGFGTDGIRGRVGTCVTPALALQVGYWCGRVLRTDGPVVIGSDSRTSGPMLVAALTAGLTAAGREVWNLGLCPTPAVPGTIRRLGLAGGLMVSASHNPPHDNGIKVFGASGAKLSRDQQEAIERGLRGTPETEAEAPIGGPSTSGNIASGSETFGSAYERGDLLEVYRQGLLASVEGRRLDGCPVVLDLCWGSAAACGEAVFRDLGAAVTVLHGEPDGHRINMGCGSTHLEPLRQAVLASGAAMGFAFDGDADRMLAVDGQGRVVDGDQILYLWGTALQEADQLPQNRIVATVMSNLGFERAWQARGGVLERTAVGDQYVHQAMEELGAGLGGEQSGHILSARHGMSGDGLLTALQVATRLHQAGLSLADWLESSFRPYPQRLVNVTVPDRQRRQQWQQCEPLRRAVEAAEQAMEGQGRVLVRASGTEPLLRVMVEAAEQGQVDHWTHHLAAEAEAHLCAA
- a CDS encoding N-acetylglucosamine kinase codes for the protein MTGSPPPLQPRSLIAGFDAGQSHTRCRLALPLPAAVARETGAEPSAAGQAESVIVAEGEGPGVWHLAAPDGPERFRAALQLSLQSALERLPAEAQAQAGRQPLLAAAIGASGIEQGTAVQEEGRRLAAQALQLPLERLEVTGDERTALHGAFAGGAGILVISGTGTIAVGQDGQGRSHRCGGWGWLLDGAGSAMDIGRDGLALSLRMADGRAPESELRRALWQALDLGVEDPQAPQRIKTLVVQPQFGAAGFAALAPVVHDLARHGDAGAAAILEANATALAAMVTAVAVALALQNPAVVTSGGALRHLEGLHQRFAQRLQERLGGAHLVDPRGDACAGALQLAQQLADQAA